The Elusimicrobiota bacterium sequence GGGATCCCCGGCCCGGTGGGCGGCCTTGGTGATCAACGCGGCCACGCGAGAAATCTCCTCCGGCCCGTAACCCGCCCGCTCCATCGCTTCCCCCGTCCGACGGGCGTGGAACGCCTTCAGATCTTCCCGCCAACGCAGGTACCCGGCCCGACCCTCGGGATAGGCGGTTCGCGGCGAGGTCCAACGTTCGATGTGTTGGCCGCGGGCGGCGATCCGCAGAAGGTCCGAAGCGTCGGGTTTCAATCGCAGGACCCAGGCCGTCAAACGGTCCGCATGGTCGATTTCCATCGGCTGACCCTCAGGGGTCAGGCGCGGGTCGGCCCTGTTGGCGGCATCCAGGGCGGCGAGGGCGACGGGGAAACGCGGATCGCTCAAGAAAATTTGATGCCCCGGATGGTGACTCGGCCCCGCCCCCCCTGATCGCCGCGCCTTTTGGATACGGCGAAGGAAATCCGGCGAACGTGCCGCCAATCCAACAAAGGATCGCCACCATAGAGGTACAGGAGATCGGCCAGCGGAAGGTCGACCACGGTCCAGCCGGTTTTTCCCGTGCGTTGGGGCCAATCGACGCCGACGTTGGTCCCATCCAAATCCACGACCTTGAACTCCAGCGTGTTGTTGGATCCGTCTCCCATAAAGAGGAATTGCACTCGGGAAAAGCTTCTAAAATCTTCCTTGACCTCCAGGAAACACTGAGCCCATTCCCCCCTGGAAAGATCGTAATTCAACCGGATCGCCCGCTCCCCCACCGCCTCCGAGGAGGCGGCGTTGAGCTTCGCCCCTCGGTCCACCAAAATTTTCAAAGGCCCCCCGTCCTGCGGGATCTGGAAGGCTCGGCCTTTGGGTTCCGGCGCCCGGAGGACCGGCGGCCGCTCCCGTTTTGGCTCGGGGGCAGGGTCGGGCGATGCAGGAAGAGGAAAAGGAGAGTCG is a genomic window containing:
- a CDS encoding DUF4202 domain-containing protein, whose product is MFLSDPRFPVALAALDAANRADPRLTPEGQPMEIDHADRLTAWVLRLKPDASDLLRIAARGQHIERWTSPRTAYPEGRAGYLRWREDLKAFHARRTGEAMERAGYGPEEISRVAALITKAAHRAGDPEGVVLEDALCLVFLETLFPNLLVKTTEEKMGEILGKTWKKMSPAGRAAAQSLPFPPAAQKALAPVLLGNSGVKW